A stretch of the Filimonas lacunae genome encodes the following:
- a CDS encoding FKBP-type peptidyl-prolyl cis-trans isomerase: MKKLSIGIITCTILFCAWSCLKSKDNSCQSMAPETELPQMKAFCTANNIEYTQLSNGLLYQVVDSGSGTAPANQSVIYVIYKGTLLNGTVFDQTNTAVKMNLSNLIEGWKVGLPLIKRGGHIKLIIPSYLGYGCAELTGIPANSALYFDIKLTDVQ; this comes from the coding sequence ATGAAGAAACTAAGCATCGGCATTATAACCTGTACTATTCTCTTTTGTGCGTGGTCCTGTTTAAAAAGTAAAGACAACTCCTGTCAGTCTATGGCCCCGGAAACCGAGCTGCCGCAAATGAAAGCTTTTTGCACCGCTAACAACATCGAATACACCCAGTTAAGTAACGGCCTGCTGTACCAGGTTGTAGACAGCGGATCCGGAACCGCTCCTGCAAATCAGTCAGTTATATATGTAATTTACAAAGGCACCCTGCTCAATGGAACCGTGTTTGACCAAACAAACACAGCTGTAAAAATGAATCTCTCCAATTTGATAGAAGGCTGGAAAGTTGGTTTGCCCCTTATAAAAAGGGGTGGCCATATCAAATTAATTATTCCATCCTACCTGGGTTATGGTTGCGCCGAATTAACCGGAATACCGGCAAATTCAGCACTGTATTTTGATATAAAGCTCACAGATGTGCAATAA
- the secDF gene encoding protein translocase subunit SecDF gives MQLKGLVRFFTIALILICLYQLSFTWIVRSHESSMEEKAEKWLNKAYPKPEAKYPSDSAMRTAYADSLKELEKNYLQRLLDSTKDTKIGPFSLTTYRGAKDKELMMGLDLQGGMSVTMEVGLDGLIHSLANNTKDPAFNKALSAAVATKANSGQDLITLFSQEFQKAAPGVKLAPFFSARSNNKIKYDATDATVISYLRTEAITAFNNTYRILRTRIDRFGVASPTINPDPNKGIITIELAGINDAERVRHYLQSTANLQFFEMYNIAEIGEGVMTAEKALSEYLKGSKTVDSAVSVKDSTATTATAKGDTTSTGTLSSIDNKATAANDTSKVKPEDAPLTSIIGFAQGQRNQQTGAVQYPSYIGYVMLKDTATVGQYLRMDIVKNKFPSNLVFMYGKVENDDPKFRNIIPLYAVKTLDNGGAKLEGENVSDARQDYDDKSRVAIKMSMDPIGTKIWADMTSKNIGKPIAIVLDNIVYSAPFVNTAIPNGQSEISGSYSLTEAQDMADILQSGKLPAPAKIVQEQVVGPTLGQAAVKGGTMSFAISFLVIFILMILYYNTAGWVANIALILNLVFTIGILSALGFTLTAPGIAGLVLTIGLAVDTNVIIFERIKEELTKGKSYQLAVTDGYKRSYAPVLDAHVTTLLTAIILFYFGLGPVLGFATTQIIGILLSLFCGIMVSRLISDIYTTRQRHFKYFTGFSQKVFKHAAYKFVEYRKVAYGISVIVLFLGVGSFFFGFDYGVEFVGGRSYTVAFNHIPNQEQVGNDLKEVFGEYPVIKTVDKANQLNITTAYKIHETGNNVDSTVEQTLFNGLSKHLPAGTTYKEFATKYKQSSQTVLPTISDDLKSGATKATIFAILAICLYIFIRFRDWRFSVGTIVALLHDVFVTLAVFSFLRKVVPFPLEIDQHFIAAILTVIGFSMNDTVIVYDRIREDVKLMGNEPKDVVINRAINQTLSRTLMTSLTVFLTILILFIFGGEATRGFSFAMLIGVITGTYSSIFVAAPILLDLAKSKPLGKQEEKK, from the coding sequence ATGCAACTGAAAGGTTTGGTGCGTTTCTTTACGATTGCGCTGATTTTGATTTGTCTTTACCAACTGTCTTTTACATGGATTGTAAGAAGCCATGAAAGCAGCATGGAAGAAAAAGCGGAAAAGTGGCTGAACAAAGCCTATCCGAAGCCAGAAGCGAAATATCCTTCTGACTCTGCCATGCGCACTGCTTATGCCGATTCATTAAAAGAGTTGGAAAAAAACTATCTGCAGCGTTTACTCGACAGCACAAAAGACACCAAGATTGGTCCTTTTAGCCTTACCACCTATCGTGGTGCTAAAGACAAGGAACTGATGATGGGTCTTGATTTGCAGGGAGGTATGAGTGTTACTATGGAAGTGGGACTGGATGGATTAATCCACTCACTGGCTAATAACACCAAAGATCCTGCATTTAACAAGGCGTTAAGTGCTGCCGTAGCTACAAAAGCAAACAGTGGACAGGATTTAATCACCCTGTTTAGTCAAGAATTTCAGAAAGCGGCTCCAGGCGTTAAGCTGGCTCCTTTCTTTTCAGCACGTAGCAACAATAAGATTAAATACGATGCAACAGATGCCACTGTAATCAGCTACCTGCGTACAGAAGCCATTACTGCATTCAATAACACTTATCGTATTTTACGCACCAGGATTGACCGTTTTGGTGTAGCTTCTCCTACCATTAACCCCGATCCCAACAAAGGTATCATTACCATTGAACTGGCCGGCATTAACGATGCAGAGCGTGTACGTCACTACCTGCAATCTACTGCCAACCTGCAGTTCTTTGAAATGTACAACATTGCCGAAATCGGTGAAGGTGTAATGACTGCAGAAAAAGCGTTATCTGAATACCTGAAAGGCAGCAAAACCGTAGATTCTGCTGTTTCAGTAAAAGACAGTACCGCTACTACAGCCACTGCTAAAGGAGATACCACTTCTACAGGTACTCTTTCTTCTATCGACAATAAAGCAACTGCTGCTAACGATACCTCTAAAGTAAAACCAGAAGATGCGCCTTTAACCAGCATCATCGGTTTTGCACAAGGTCAGCGTAACCAGCAAACCGGTGCTGTACAATATCCTTCTTACATTGGTTATGTAATGCTGAAAGATACTGCCACTGTTGGCCAGTACCTGCGCATGGATATTGTGAAAAACAAATTCCCTTCTAACCTGGTATTCATGTACGGTAAAGTGGAAAACGATGATCCTAAGTTCAGGAACATCATTCCCCTGTATGCTGTAAAAACACTGGATAACGGTGGTGCCAAACTGGAAGGCGAAAACGTAAGTGATGCCCGTCAGGATTACGACGACAAATCACGCGTAGCTATCAAAATGAGCATGGATCCTATCGGCACCAAAATCTGGGCTGATATGACCTCTAAAAACATAGGCAAGCCTATCGCTATTGTGTTAGACAATATCGTATACAGCGCTCCTTTCGTAAACACTGCCATCCCTAACGGTCAGTCAGAAATTTCTGGTAGCTACTCTTTAACAGAAGCACAGGATATGGCCGACATTCTGCAGTCTGGTAAATTACCAGCCCCTGCTAAAATTGTTCAGGAGCAGGTTGTAGGACCAACCTTGGGTCAAGCAGCAGTAAAAGGTGGCACCATGTCATTTGCCATCTCCTTCCTGGTGATCTTCATTCTGATGATCTTATACTATAACACTGCAGGTTGGGTAGCTAACATCGCCCTTATCTTAAACCTGGTGTTCACCATCGGTATCTTAAGTGCATTAGGCTTTACGCTTACTGCTCCTGGTATCGCAGGTTTAGTATTAACCATTGGTCTGGCGGTAGATACCAACGTAATCATTTTTGAAAGGATTAAAGAAGAGTTAACCAAAGGTAAAAGCTATCAATTGGCGGTAACTGACGGTTACAAACGCTCTTATGCTCCTGTTCTGGATGCGCACGTTACTACCTTATTAACCGCTATTATCCTGTTCTACTTCGGTTTAGGACCAGTGTTAGGTTTTGCAACTACTCAAATCATCGGTATCCTGTTATCCCTGTTCTGTGGTATCATGGTATCAAGATTAATATCTGACATCTACACTACCAGACAGCGTCACTTCAAGTACTTTACCGGTTTCTCTCAAAAAGTGTTCAAGCATGCTGCTTACAAATTTGTAGAGTATAGAAAAGTAGCTTACGGTATCTCTGTTATTGTACTGTTCTTAGGTGTTGGTTCCTTCTTCTTTGGTTTCGATTATGGTGTTGAATTTGTGGGTGGCCGTAGCTATACCGTTGCCTTCAACCACATTCCTAACCAGGAGCAAGTGGGTAATGACTTAAAAGAAGTATTTGGCGAGTACCCTGTTATTAAAACAGTAGACAAGGCCAACCAGCTGAACATCACTACCGCTTACAAAATTCATGAAACTGGTAACAACGTTGATTCTACTGTAGAACAAACCCTGTTCAACGGTTTATCCAAGCACTTACCTGCCGGTACTACTTACAAAGAGTTTGCAACCAAATACAAGCAAAGCTCTCAAACAGTATTACCAACCATTTCTGATGACTTAAAATCAGGCGCCACTAAAGCAACCATTTTTGCTATCCTGGCTATCTGTTTATACATCTTTATCCGTTTCCGCGACTGGCGTTTCTCTGTGGGTACCATTGTTGCCTTGCTGCACGACGTGTTTGTAACACTGGCAGTATTCAGCTTCCTGCGTAAAGTAGTACCGTTCCCACTGGAAATTGATCAGCACTTCATTGCGGCTATCTTAACCGTAATCGGTTTCTCGATGAACGATACCGTTATCGTATATGACCGTATTCGTGAAGACGTGAAACTGATGGGTAACGAACCTAAAGATGTTGTGATTAACCGCGCTATTAACCAAACGTTAAGCCGTACGTTAATGACTTCATTAACCGTGTTCCTGACCATCTTAATCCTGTTTATCTTCGGTGGCGAAGCAACAAGAGGTTTCTCTTTCGCAATGTTAATCGGTGTAATCACCGGTACTTACTCTTCAATCTTCGTAGCCGCTCCTATCTTATTGGATCTGGCTAAAAGCAAGCCACTGGGCAAGCAGGAAGAGAAGAAGTAA
- a CDS encoding DUF6029 family protein yields MKKALFTLGLGLGASVAQAQLEQLAQGHLSGSFDSYTQYYRKDDKILAVPPQDKIGSNNFFKLDYTYKQFSAGIQYEAYLPAVQGFPFLGTKQGRNEGKLVNRYFRYSGDKVSLQVGDFYEQFGSGLVFRSWENRQIGINNALEGVNVQIQPTDFLKLKVVYGRPREYFDYADATVRGADADINLSRMFVKRPTAVNVTGGLSYVSRYQEYTGADDKFPATVNAYAARLAIEGANASLGVEYVHKGQDPHVANVFSDDNGKALLINGAYTAGKFGVNLTYRGISNMDWRSDRNAEGTVLPMNYVPALTKQHDYLTTNIYVYNAQVAGETGGQLDVFVNLGSSKLSVNYSQYNALKTPGSIFSPDSSFFKDGSIEWKKKWNSKWQSILSYHYVFYNKHVIEGGNDKSITSHIGLANILYKYAPRKSARLELQHLYTKEDRGNWAAAVTEFTFAPMLSVYASDLYNYGTTKVHYYNIGGSIMKDATRFSLAYGRQRAGLFCVGGVCRYVPAASGLTATLTITFNN; encoded by the coding sequence ATGAAGAAAGCGTTGTTTACACTGGGGTTAGGCCTGGGAGCTTCTGTTGCGCAGGCACAGCTGGAACAGCTGGCGCAGGGGCATTTGAGCGGAAGCTTTGATAGCTATACACAGTATTATCGTAAGGATGATAAAATATTGGCGGTTCCTCCGCAGGATAAAATTGGCTCTAACAACTTTTTTAAACTGGATTATACCTATAAGCAATTCAGTGCAGGGATACAATACGAAGCTTATTTGCCGGCTGTGCAGGGGTTTCCTTTCCTGGGCACTAAGCAGGGGCGTAATGAAGGTAAACTGGTAAACCGTTATTTCCGTTATAGCGGGGACAAGGTGAGTTTGCAGGTGGGCGATTTTTATGAGCAGTTTGGTAGCGGTCTGGTTTTTCGTTCGTGGGAAAACAGACAGATTGGTATTAATAACGCCCTGGAAGGAGTGAATGTGCAGATACAGCCAACCGACTTTTTAAAACTGAAAGTGGTATATGGTCGTCCGCGTGAGTATTTTGACTATGCAGATGCTACTGTGCGTGGTGCAGATGCGGATATCAATTTAAGCCGCATGTTTGTAAAAAGGCCAACTGCTGTGAATGTAACCGGTGGACTTAGCTATGTAAGCCGTTACCAGGAGTATACAGGGGCAGACGACAAGTTCCCGGCTACTGTAAATGCTTACGCGGCCCGTTTAGCCATAGAAGGCGCTAATGCTTCGCTTGGTGTGGAGTATGTGCACAAAGGCCAGGATCCACACGTAGCCAATGTGTTTAGCGATGATAATGGCAAGGCTTTATTGATCAATGGTGCGTACACTGCCGGTAAATTTGGCGTAAACCTTACTTATCGTGGCATCAGTAATATGGACTGGCGCTCGGACAGAAATGCCGAGGGGACTGTGTTGCCCATGAACTATGTGCCTGCTTTAACCAAACAGCACGATTATTTAACCACCAACATCTACGTGTATAACGCGCAAGTGGCTGGTGAAACAGGCGGACAGCTGGATGTGTTTGTAAACCTGGGAAGTTCTAAATTATCGGTGAACTACTCGCAGTATAATGCTTTAAAAACGCCTGGCTCTATCTTCAGTCCTGATTCTTCTTTCTTCAAAGATGGCAGCATCGAATGGAAAAAGAAATGGAACAGCAAATGGCAAAGCATTCTTTCTTATCATTATGTGTTTTATAATAAGCATGTTATTGAGGGCGGAAATGACAAAAGCATTACCAGTCATATTGGCCTGGCTAATATATTATACAAATATGCACCGCGGAAGAGCGCACGCCTGGAATTACAGCATTTATACACGAAGGAAGACAGAGGTAACTGGGCGGCCGCTGTTACCGAGTTCACTTTCGCTCCTATGCTAAGTGTATATGCGAGCGACCTGTATAACTATGGTACCACTAAAGTACATTATTACAATATTGGTGGCAGTATTATGAAAGATGCTACCCGTTTTAGCCTGGCTTATGGCCGCCAACGTGCCGGTTTATTCTGTGTGGGTGGTGTTTGCCGTTACGTGCCGGCTGCGAGTGGTTTAACTGCTACTTTAACCATCACGTTCAACAACTAA
- a CDS encoding TlpA family protein disulfide reductase: MKKMYAWLLGSFLCVASYAQENFPSVSVKTLGGQSVDFSKLVSGSGDTAVVVSFWATWCVPCVTELDNINDVFADWQKEKPFKLLAISIDDARTSQRVKTFVKGKGWGFDVLTDVNNDLKRALNINDVPHVLIIKNNKVVYQHTGYVAGNEDELFTKIKTL, translated from the coding sequence ATGAAAAAAATGTATGCGTGGCTGCTGGGCAGCTTTTTGTGTGTGGCTTCTTACGCACAGGAAAATTTTCCCTCTGTGTCTGTTAAAACCCTGGGAGGGCAAAGTGTAGATTTCTCTAAACTGGTTTCTGGTAGTGGCGATACGGCAGTGGTAGTAAGCTTTTGGGCTACCTGGTGTGTGCCTTGTGTTACTGAACTGGATAATATCAATGATGTGTTTGCCGACTGGCAGAAGGAGAAGCCTTTTAAACTGCTGGCCATCTCTATTGATGATGCACGTACCAGCCAACGGGTAAAGACTTTTGTAAAAGGAAAGGGCTGGGGATTTGATGTACTTACGGATGTGAACAACGACCTGAAGCGTGCTTTGAATATTAATGATGTACCGCATGTGCTTATTATTAAGAACAACAAAGTGGTATATCAGCATACAGGGTATGTGGCCGGAAATGAAGATGAACTGTTTACCAAAATAAAAACTTTGTAA
- a CDS encoding Omp28-related outer membrane protein, with the protein MGKRVGYPLLAAFILAGFCGVTSCSKKDATPSISISLSKDTALATGFDAVKVVAVDEKGNDISSSVQVYVNGATITGSTYYPAKAGTNVFTAKKGTLTSNEAKLVVAGKPTSDFTQKILLEDFTGTWCGYCPRVPYILKDFLPAYPNTIFVGVHGGGVDPFYYLYANKLVNSFKVTGFPYGLLNRASKWDEGDATLTDAMDAWAPVGLAIESAVGSNAITGKVKVKFGVNTDLPLRVVVMMVENNLIANQHNYYSDLGGDSLYGYSHINVLRQTSSSDVVNGDTIAVASQVKGGVFEKTFSFALTGTTGMGTSYTVVPANVKIVAFVQYDATNVAGRKGLLNAQVTTAGANKDFD; encoded by the coding sequence ATGGGAAAAAGAGTAGGCTATCCCTTACTGGCTGCATTCATCCTGGCAGGTTTTTGTGGTGTAACGTCTTGTAGCAAAAAAGACGCAACTCCTTCTATTTCAATCTCATTATCTAAAGATACTGCACTGGCTACTGGTTTTGATGCTGTTAAAGTTGTAGCGGTGGATGAAAAAGGTAATGACATCAGCAGCAGCGTACAGGTGTATGTAAATGGCGCTACTATCACTGGTAGCACTTATTATCCTGCAAAGGCGGGTACCAATGTGTTTACTGCTAAAAAAGGTACATTAACTTCTAATGAAGCTAAATTAGTAGTAGCAGGTAAGCCCACTTCCGATTTTACACAAAAGATATTACTGGAAGATTTTACCGGTACCTGGTGCGGCTATTGCCCTCGCGTACCTTATATCCTGAAAGACTTTTTACCTGCTTATCCTAATACCATTTTTGTAGGTGTGCACGGTGGTGGTGTAGATCCATTCTACTATCTGTATGCCAACAAGCTGGTTAACAGCTTTAAGGTGACCGGCTTTCCTTATGGTTTATTAAACCGTGCTTCTAAATGGGATGAAGGTGATGCTACTTTAACTGATGCTATGGATGCATGGGCTCCCGTGGGTTTAGCTATTGAAAGCGCAGTGGGATCGAATGCTATTACCGGTAAAGTAAAAGTGAAGTTTGGTGTTAACACTGATTTGCCTTTACGTGTTGTTGTTATGATGGTGGAAAATAACCTGATAGCGAATCAGCATAACTATTACAGCGATTTAGGTGGCGATTCTTTATATGGTTACTCACATATCAATGTATTAAGACAAACTTCATCCAGCGATGTGGTAAATGGTGATACTATCGCTGTGGCCAGCCAGGTAAAGGGCGGCGTGTTTGAAAAAACATTCAGCTTTGCTTTGACTGGTACAACCGGCATGGGCACCAGCTATACCGTGGTACCTGCCAATGTAAAAATCGTTGCCTTTGTACAATACGACGCCACTAACGTAGCGGGCCGTAAAGGTTTGTTGAACGCCCAGGTAACCACTGCCGGCGCTAATAAGGATTTTGATTAG
- a CDS encoding helix-turn-helix domain-containing protein: MKVTFYRFGLPEEGKKTDPSRHLSTKHKLPWTASMESHKFNSGTVLSQQFAAKKFTVYHYVFLVQQPASIRISVEQPSALLHCVLEGNSEALLQNGNKLTLKEKSYQQAFYPKGDSEFNLPPGTHQWLFIAATPAFLEDFAENNTHPREVMERLQNASNQSHQLNSASIGYEAQHVIDQLLDLNPHPHYATLDIRTLLEKLFRQYLADAKLHPVQPPDEYAKLQELRWQLRTQPNAHVHTIKYISSKYSIPGKNLTKLYYSLYGVSLEKEIRDQLMKYAVFLIKTSEQTFEDISDELGYADRHCFTRAVTRKTGKTPSCIRKEYRENRNFG, from the coding sequence ATGAAAGTAACATTCTACCGATTTGGTTTGCCGGAGGAAGGAAAAAAAACGGACCCCTCCCGCCATCTTAGCACCAAACACAAACTACCATGGACAGCGTCTATGGAAAGCCACAAGTTCAACAGTGGCACCGTTTTATCACAACAGTTTGCAGCGAAAAAATTCACAGTGTATCACTATGTGTTTTTAGTGCAACAACCTGCTTCCATCCGTATCAGCGTGGAACAACCTTCTGCCTTATTACATTGCGTACTGGAAGGTAATTCCGAAGCCCTGTTACAAAATGGCAACAAACTAACGCTTAAAGAAAAAAGCTATCAGCAAGCTTTTTATCCCAAAGGCGATAGTGAGTTCAACCTGCCCCCAGGCACCCATCAATGGCTGTTTATTGCCGCCACCCCTGCTTTCCTGGAAGATTTTGCCGAAAACAACACACATCCACGGGAAGTAATGGAAAGACTGCAAAACGCCAGTAACCAAAGTCATCAACTCAACAGTGCCTCTATTGGTTATGAAGCACAGCATGTCATTGATCAGTTACTCGACCTCAACCCCCACCCCCATTACGCAACCCTTGATATAAGAACCCTGCTGGAAAAACTGTTCAGACAATACCTGGCCGACGCAAAGTTACATCCGGTGCAACCACCAGATGAGTATGCCAAGCTACAGGAATTAAGATGGCAGTTACGAACACAACCTAATGCGCACGTACACACTATTAAGTACATTTCCAGCAAGTATTCCATCCCTGGAAAAAACTTAACCAAGTTGTATTATTCGCTGTACGGAGTTTCACTGGAAAAGGAAATTCGCGATCAATTAATGAAGTACGCCGTTTTCCTGATTAAAACCAGTGAACAAACATTTGAAGACATCAGCGACGAATTAGGCTATGCCGACCGACACTGTTTTACCCGCGCCGTTACCCGCAAAACAGGCAAAACGCCCAGTTGCATCCGTAAAGAGTACCGGGAAAACAGAAACTTCGGATAA
- a CDS encoding TolC family protein, whose protein sequence is MNNRFNPVAWTLLAIFYGSLVSAPVRAQQQSKPDTLRLSMADAEKRFIDSNLQLLAAHYNVDAQKALVQQAKLWDNPVLSTDQVVAANGKLLPYNKRLEDGSTMGQYSIQLQQLIYTARKRGKQIDMAVTNGKVSELQLQDLLRNLRYQLHNDYYTIAQQFAYKAIYKSQLEQLNKLSEGMKAQLALGNIAQKDYLRIQALVITLTQDMTDLEKQLADTQSDIRTLLQVKDGSFVKPAESETIFQRIAATLPENVEALIATAQQHNPYYQLQETQTLFQQQNLAYQKALRVPDITVQSNFDKNSSVAPNYWGVGISVPLPLFNRNQGNIKSAESNIKQQQALTMDAATDLQNNVRTAYHKLSLVLQQNSATQQEFYTTYQQMQQNMVKSYSSKQVSLPEFIDFFTDFTAVQQRLVQQQMNLALAKEELNYAVGTDVVP, encoded by the coding sequence ATGAACAACAGGTTCAACCCCGTTGCCTGGACATTGCTGGCTATCTTTTACGGTAGCCTGGTTAGCGCACCCGTTCGGGCACAGCAACAGAGCAAACCAGACACACTGCGACTTAGTATGGCCGACGCCGAAAAGCGTTTTATCGACAGCAACTTACAATTACTGGCAGCACATTATAACGTGGATGCCCAGAAAGCACTGGTACAACAAGCCAAATTATGGGACAATCCGGTGCTCAGTACCGACCAGGTAGTGGCCGCCAATGGCAAACTACTGCCCTATAACAAACGCCTGGAAGATGGCAGTACTATGGGACAATACTCCATTCAGTTACAGCAGCTCATCTATACTGCCCGCAAACGCGGTAAACAAATAGATATGGCAGTGACCAATGGAAAAGTAAGTGAGTTACAGTTACAGGACCTGCTGCGCAACCTGCGTTACCAGCTGCACAATGATTATTATACCATTGCTCAGCAGTTTGCCTATAAAGCCATTTACAAAAGCCAGCTGGAACAGCTCAACAAGCTGTCCGAAGGCATGAAAGCGCAATTGGCACTGGGCAACATTGCACAGAAAGATTACCTGCGTATACAGGCATTAGTAATTACACTCACACAGGATATGACTGACCTGGAAAAACAACTGGCCGATACCCAATCCGATATCCGCACACTGTTGCAGGTAAAAGATGGCAGCTTTGTTAAACCAGCCGAATCAGAAACTATCTTCCAGCGTATAGCCGCCACCTTACCGGAAAACGTAGAGGCGTTAATAGCTACCGCGCAGCAACACAATCCTTATTACCAGTTACAGGAAACACAAACCCTGTTTCAACAACAGAACCTGGCTTATCAAAAAGCATTGCGCGTTCCCGACATCACCGTACAAAGCAATTTTGATAAAAACAGTAGTGTAGCCCCTAACTATTGGGGAGTGGGCATTTCCGTACCATTGCCTTTGTTCAACCGAAACCAGGGTAATATTAAAAGTGCCGAAAGCAACATCAAACAGCAACAGGCCCTTACAATGGATGCAGCCACCGACCTGCAAAACAATGTACGCACGGCCTATCATAAGCTCAGCCTGGTGTTACAGCAAAACAGCGCTACACAGCAGGAGTTTTATACCACCTATCAGCAAATGCAGCAGAACATGGTAAAAAGCTATTCATCCAAGCAGGTAAGCCTGCCGGAATTCATTGATTTCTTTACCGATTTCACGGCAGTACAGCAACGCCTGGTACAGCAGCAAATGAACCTGGCACTGGCCAAAGAAGAACTGAATTATGCAGTAGGCACCGATGTAGTACCATAA
- a CDS encoding efflux RND transporter periplasmic adaptor subunit has translation MQKASLYITYATSFFVAAASLAGCHEKQEVKQEDKKFVLSDTMAKMILMDTVRRARIDDALTLSGEISFNENSVVKIFPHSSGQVTETKVSLGDRVERGQVIAVIKSADVAGSYADLSGADADVAIAKRQLDNAESLYKSGISSEKDYTEAKQNYLKAEAAKQKIQSLLSINGGNSQPGGVYSVIAPISGYIVEKKVNAGSFIRPDMGDNLFTISDLKEVWVWANVFETDIPKVKEGAPVQVSTLAYPGKVFNGKIEKLSEVLDPTNKALRVRITLQNEGLLLKPEMFAKVQVSNIEKDSAICIPTKALVSQNGKDFVVVYNSPSDMQIAPVEIMKTLGDKTYLNSGVTPGQLLVVKNQLLLFEQLQND, from the coding sequence ATGCAAAAAGCATCTTTATATATCACATACGCCACCTCCTTCTTCGTTGCTGCAGCAAGCCTGGCAGGATGCCACGAAAAACAGGAAGTGAAGCAGGAAGACAAGAAATTCGTACTCAGCGATACCATGGCTAAAATGATACTGATGGATACGGTTCGCCGCGCACGCATTGATGACGCCCTCACATTAAGTGGTGAAATCAGCTTCAACGAAAACAGTGTAGTAAAAATATTCCCACACAGCAGCGGACAGGTAACAGAAACCAAAGTATCACTGGGCGACAGAGTAGAACGTGGCCAGGTGATTGCCGTTATCAAAAGCGCGGATGTAGCCGGCAGCTATGCCGATTTATCCGGTGCCGATGCCGACGTAGCTATCGCTAAAAGACAACTGGACAATGCAGAGTCTTTATACAAAAGCGGCATCTCCAGCGAAAAAGATTACACCGAAGCCAAACAGAATTATCTGAAGGCCGAAGCCGCTAAACAAAAAATACAATCCCTGTTAAGCATCAACGGTGGTAACAGCCAGCCCGGTGGCGTATACAGCGTAATAGCGCCTATCAGCGGTTATATTGTAGAAAAGAAAGTAAATGCAGGCAGCTTTATCCGTCCCGATATGGGCGACAACCTGTTCACCATCTCCGATTTAAAAGAAGTATGGGTATGGGCCAACGTGTTTGAAACAGACATACCTAAAGTAAAAGAGGGCGCACCCGTACAGGTAAGCACATTAGCCTATCCAGGAAAAGTGTTCAACGGAAAAATTGAAAAGCTGAGCGAGGTACTGGATCCTACCAATAAAGCTTTACGCGTGCGCATTACCCTGCAAAACGAAGGATTGCTGTTAAAACCGGAAATGTTTGCCAAAGTGCAGGTATCTAATATTGAAAAAGATTCCGCTATCTGTATCCCTACCAAAGCATTGGTATCTCAAAACGGAAAAGACTTTGTGGTAGTATACAACAGCCCCAGTGATATGCAGATTGCCCCCGTGGAAATCATGAAAACGCTGGGCGACAAAACCTATCTGAATTCAGGAGTTACGCCGGGCCAGTTGCTGGTAGTAAAAAACCAGTTATTACTGTTCGAACAATTACAAAACGATTAA